Proteins from a genomic interval of Zingiber officinale cultivar Zhangliang chromosome 1B, Zo_v1.1, whole genome shotgun sequence:
- the LOC122004827 gene encoding uncharacterized protein LOC122004827 has product MGGKGQRRREKNYRAAHGGETRLPPPPSVKELDVIPFKLRKIMELRNENFKQGHAPTSKDSRGQKKRKPVSDCDSEKNKKMNKNESSSTTSSVNKEGIPAIKEDHLNSDDAIKTQFLNGEGKEKQKRKVPKDLRFVDMDRVAGVSRKKKRKDYFEAKKKKNKRPKIDDVRNFPGHEEIVFGEVVQAPPKLSVPKRSTKGPLDAFHERVRLETIEAYRQKRGWESRPGVHIPMPENPST; this is encoded by the exons ATGGGCGGAAAGGGGCAACGACGGAGGGAGAAGAATTACAGAGCTGCTCACGGTGGTGAAACGCGGCTACCTCCTCCTCCCAGTGTGAAAGAGTTAGATGTTATTCCCTTCAAGCTCCGCAAAATCATGGAGCTCAGGAACGAGAATTTCAAGCAAG ggcaCGCACCAACTTCCAAAGACAGCAGAGGCCAGAAGAAGAGAAAGCCAGTAAGCGATTGCGACTCTGAGAAGAACAAG AAAATGAACAAAAATGAGTCTTCATCTACAACAAGTTCTGTAAACAAAGAGGGCATCCCGGCAATAAAGGAAGACCATTTAAATAGTGATGATGCAATTAAAACTCAATTCTTAAATGGTGAGGGAAAGGAGAAACAAAAAAGAAAGGTGCCTAAGGACCTACGCTTTGTGGACATGGATCGAGTTGCCGGTGTCTCAAGGAAGAAAAAGCGCAAAGA TTATTTCgaggcaaagaagaagaaaaacaaaaggcccaaaattgatgatgttCGGAACTTTCCTGGTCACGAAGAGATAGTGTTTGGTGAAGTTGTTCAAGCTCCACCTAAACTATCTGTTCCTAAG AGATCCACAAAAGGACCTCTTGATGCTTTTCATGAAAGAGTAAGATTAGAAACAATTGAAGCTTACAGACAAAAGAGAGGATGGGAATCCAGGCCTGGTGTCCATATTCCTATGCCGGAAAATCCATCCACATGA
- the LOC121982476 gene encoding sodium/hydrogen exchanger 2-like, with the protein MLEPPFSRPFSSRFLCLFGFGFFGSRSAGGRRRTVAMELSLLAQLHERLQGLVLTTSDHTSVVSINLFVTLLCGCIIIGHLLEENRWMNESITALVIGVFTGFFILLVTKGKSSHIFIFSEDLFFIYLLPPIIFNAGFQVKKKQFFHNFMTIILFGAVGTLISFFIISIGAIASFRKMEIISLEIRDFLAIAAIFSATDSVCTLQVLNQDETPLLYSLVFGEGVVNDATSVVLFNAIQNFDYAHIDANIILKLLANFGHLFFSSTLLGAFSGLLSAYIIKKLYIGRHSTDREVALMILMAYLSYMLAELLSLSGILTVFFCGIVMSHYTWHNVTESSRVTTKHVFATLSFISETFLFLYVGMDAMDIEKWKFVSDSPGKSIAISSILLGLVLVGRAAFIFPLSFLSNLTKKSPDERIQFKQQITIWWAGLMRGAVSIALAYNQFARSGHTQLRGNAFMITSTITVVLFSTVVFGLMTKPLVRFLLPHNAKPTMSISSEPSTPSSLHAPLLYNLQGTDTEAEAEFVHRGPGLRMLLSKPSHTVHHYWRKFDNAFMRPVFGGRGFVPFFPASPPDEGLQGLP; encoded by the exons ATGCTTGAGCCACCTTTCTCCCGACCATTCTCCAGTCGTTTTCTCTGTTTGTTTGGTTTCGGCTTCTTTGGTTCCCGGTCCGCTGGAGGGAGGAGGAGGACGGTGGCCATGGAGTTGAGCTTGTTGGCGCAGCTGCACGAGCGTCTGCAGGGGTTGGTGTTGACGACGTCGGATCATACCTCGGTGGTTTCCATCAACCTCTTCGTGACGCTGCTCTGCGGATGCATCATAATTGGTCACCTCCTCGAGGAAAACCGCTGGATGAACGAATCCATCACCGCGCTCGTCATC GGAGTGTTCACTGGATTCTTCATCCTGCTGGTGACGAAAGGGAAGAGCTCGCATATCTTCATCTTCAGCGAAGACCTCTTCTTTATTTACCTTCTTCCCCCAATTATATTCAATGCCGG GTTCCAAGTAAAAAAGAAGCAATTTTTTCACAACTTCATGACTATTATATTGTTTGGTGCAGTTGGGACATTAATATCCTTTTTCATAATTTCCATCG GGGCAATTGCATCATTCAGAAAAATGGAAATCATCTCATTAGAAATCAGAGATTTTCTTG CAATAGCAGCAATCTTTTCTGCGACCGACTCTGTTTGTACATTGCAG GTTCTTAATCAGGATGAAACCCCCTTGTTGTACAGCTTAGTATTTGGTGAAGGTGTGGTTAATGATGCCACATCAGTTGTACTTTTCAATGCAATTCAGAATTTTGATTATGCTCATATTGATGCAAATATTATCTTAAAGTTGTTGGCAAACTTTGGACACTTATTTTTCTCCAGCACCCTCCTTGGAGCATTT AGTGGATTGCTAAGTGCATACATCATTAAAAAATTGTACATTGGCAG GCACTCTACTGATCGTGAAGTTGCACTTATGATACTGATGGCATACCTTTCCTATATGCTCGCAGAA tTGTTAAGTTTAAGTGGCATTCTCACAGTCTTTTTCTGTGGGATAGTAATGTCTCATTATACCTGGCACAACGTGACAGAGAGCTCAAGAGTTACCACAAA GCATGTATTTGCCACATTGTCATTCATTTCGGAGACATTCCTCTTCCTGTATGTAGGAATGGATGCAATGGATATTGAGAAATGGAAGTTCGTTAGTGACAG CCCTGGAAAATCAATTGCTATCAGCTCGATTCTTCTTGGCTTAGTTTTAGTTGGCCGAGCTGCTTTTATTTTTCCACTCTCATTCCTGTCCAACTTAACAAAGAAGTCTCCAGACGAAAGAATTCAATTCAAGCAACAA ATTACAATATGGTGGGCAGGTCTCATGCGAGGTGCTGTGTCTATAGCACTCGCTTACAATCAG TTTGCAAGATCTGGTCACACACAACTACGAGGGAATGCATTTATGATAACCAGCACAATTACAGTTGTTCTCTTCAGCACGGTG GTTTTTGGATTGATGACAAAACCTCTTGTGAGGTTCTTATTGCCTCACAATGCAAAGCCCACGATGAGCATATCTTCAGAACCGTCAACACCAAGCTCTCTGCATGCGCCGCTGCTTTACAATTTGCAGGGAACAGATACTGAAGCCGAAGCAGAATTCGTGCACCGTGGGCCTGGCCTCCGTATGCTCCTAAGTAAACCTTCTCATACAGTTCACCACTACTGGCGCAAGTTTGACAATGCATTCATGCGTCCAGTGTTTGGTGGGAGAGGTTTTGTTCCCTTTTTCCCTGCTTCACCTCCTGATGAGGGCCTTCAAGGGTTGCCATAA
- the LOC121982486 gene encoding SUMO-activating enzyme subunit 2-like isoform X2, translating into MDSDSKAEAIKRAKVLMVGAGGIGCELLKTLVLSGFQEVHIIDMDTIEVSNLNRQFLFRQSHVGQSKAKVARDAVLKFVPQIKITPYHANVKDPDFNVEFFKQFNVVLNGLDNLDARRHVNRLCLAAEVPLVESGTTGFLGQFIHCVVWAKDLLFAKLFGDKNQENDLFVPSNNASDSVKPTDNIIERGSDEDPEQYSRKIYDYVFGYNIQAALANEETWKNRSQPKPTFLRDVLPEKDILHNGILESNCLIDDLSLSAMPFLGLSNPQEVWNLAENSRVFLKALQLFLEKREKDIGNLTFDKDDQLAVEFVTAAANIRASSFGIPLHSLFDAKGIAGNIVHAVATTNAIIAGLIVIEAIKVLQADFQNCRMTYCLEHPSRKMLLMPVEPYEANKSCYVCSETPLLLVVNTRTSTLRDVVEKIIKNKLGMNLPMVMQGTTLIYEVGDDLEEDDVANYALNLDKILADLPAPVTSGTILTVEDFRQELKCHLNIKHRDDFDEEKEPDGMVLLGWTDGAISNGQSTSTDHQVAVGSTESEGIKVATEVSGMKRELNNSKTPQDVEDDNDEDDDLVLLDNHSETNKKQRLH; encoded by the exons ATGGATTCGGATTCGAAGGCGGAGGCGATTAAG CGTGCAAAGGTGCTGATGGTAGGCGCTGGTGGCATTGGTTGCGAATTGCTGAAAACCCTCGTGCtttctggatttcaagaagtTCACATC ATTGACATGGACACTATAGAAGTCAGTAACTTGAATAGACAATTTTTATTTCGACAAAGTCATGTAGGTCAGTCGAAGGCCAAA GTTGCTCGAGATGCGGTCTTGAAATTTGTACCTCAAATAAAGATAACACCTTACCATGCAAATGTTAAGGATCCTGACTTCAATGTAGAATTTTTTAAGCAATTTAATGTTGTATTGAATGGTTTGGATAACCTGGATGCTAGACGACATGTTAACCGTCTTTGCCTTGCTGCTGAAGTCCCATTGGTTGAAAGTGGAACGACAGGCTTTTTGGGACAG TTTATTCATTGTGTAGTTTGGGCAAAGGACTTGCTTTTTGCAAAATTGTTTGGTGATAAAAATCAGGAGAATGATCTCTTTGTACCTAGTAACAATGCTTCTGATTCGGTGAAACCTACAGACAATATAATTGAGCGAGGCTCAGATGAGGATCCTGAGCAGTACAGCAGAAAGATCTATGACTATGTTTTTGGATATAACATTCAAGCTGCTTTGGCTAATGAAGAAACATGGAAGAATAGAAGCCAGCCTAAACCAACCTTTCTTAGAGATGTGTTGCCTGAAAAAGACATCCTACACAATGGTATCCTTGAAAGTAACTGCTTGATTGATGATTTATCATTATCTGCTATGCCATTTCTTGGTCTGAGTAACCCACAGGAGGTTTGGAATCTTGCTGAAAATTCAAGAGTTTTCTTGAAAGCATTACAATTATTTCTTGAGAAGCGAGAGAAg GACATTGGGAACCTTACTTTTGACAAAGATGATCAATTGGCTGTAGAATTTGTTACTGCTGCTGCTAATATTAGGGCATCTTCCTTTGGGATTCCTTTACATAGCCTTTTTGATGCTAAGGGAATTGCTGGGAACATTGTGCATGCTGTTGCAACAACTAATGCTATTATTgctggattgatagtgattgaAGCAATCAAGGTGCTTCAAGCTGATTTTCAGAATTGTAG GATGACCTATTGTCTCGAACATCCATCTAGAAAGATGCTTCTGATGCCAGTCGAGCCATATGAGGCCAACAAATCTTGTTATGTCTGTTCTGAG ACACCCTTGCTTCTTGTGGTCAACACTCGAACCTCAACACTGAGAGATGTcgttgaaaaaataataaaaaataaattgggCATGAATCTCCCTATGGTAATGCAAGGTACTACCCTTATCTATGAGGTGGGTGACGATCTGGAGGAAGATGATGTCGCTAACTATGCCTTAAACCTTGATAAG ATCTTAGCAGACCTCCCTGCACCAGTTACAAGTGGCACCATTCTCACAGTTGAGGATTTTCGGCAGGAGTTGAAATGCCATTTAAACATTAAACACAG GGATGACTTTGATGAGGAGAAAGAGCCAGACGGGATGGTTCTGTTAGGATGGACAGATGGGGCTATAAGCAACGGACAGAGCACATCGACCGACCACCAAGTAGCAGTGGGATCAACAGAATCTGAAGGGATTAAAGTAGCTACAGAAGtgtctgggatgaagagagaactAAATAACTCAAAAACTCCTCAAGATGTTGAAGACGACAATGATGAGGATGATGACCTTGTTTTACTTGATAATCATTCAGAAACAAATAAGAAGCAGAGGTTGCATTAG
- the LOC121982486 gene encoding SUMO-activating enzyme subunit 2-like isoform X1, giving the protein MDSDSKAEAIKRAKVLMVGAGGIGCELLKTLVLSGFQEVHIIDMDTIEVSNLNRQFLFRQSHVGQSKAKVARDAVLKFVPQIKITPYHANVKDPDFNVEFFKQFNVVLNGLDNLDARRHVNRLCLAAEVPLVESGTTGFLGQVTVHIKGRTECYECQPKPTPKTYPVCTITSTPSKFIHCVVWAKDLLFAKLFGDKNQENDLFVPSNNASDSVKPTDNIIERGSDEDPEQYSRKIYDYVFGYNIQAALANEETWKNRSQPKPTFLRDVLPEKDILHNGILESNCLIDDLSLSAMPFLGLSNPQEVWNLAENSRVFLKALQLFLEKREKDIGNLTFDKDDQLAVEFVTAAANIRASSFGIPLHSLFDAKGIAGNIVHAVATTNAIIAGLIVIEAIKVLQADFQNCRMTYCLEHPSRKMLLMPVEPYEANKSCYVCSETPLLLVVNTRTSTLRDVVEKIIKNKLGMNLPMVMQGTTLIYEVGDDLEEDDVANYALNLDKILADLPAPVTSGTILTVEDFRQELKCHLNIKHRDDFDEEKEPDGMVLLGWTDGAISNGQSTSTDHQVAVGSTESEGIKVATEVSGMKRELNNSKTPQDVEDDNDEDDDLVLLDNHSETNKKQRLH; this is encoded by the exons ATGGATTCGGATTCGAAGGCGGAGGCGATTAAG CGTGCAAAGGTGCTGATGGTAGGCGCTGGTGGCATTGGTTGCGAATTGCTGAAAACCCTCGTGCtttctggatttcaagaagtTCACATC ATTGACATGGACACTATAGAAGTCAGTAACTTGAATAGACAATTTTTATTTCGACAAAGTCATGTAGGTCAGTCGAAGGCCAAA GTTGCTCGAGATGCGGTCTTGAAATTTGTACCTCAAATAAAGATAACACCTTACCATGCAAATGTTAAGGATCCTGACTTCAATGTAGAATTTTTTAAGCAATTTAATGTTGTATTGAATGGTTTGGATAACCTGGATGCTAGACGACATGTTAACCGTCTTTGCCTTGCTGCTGAAGTCCCATTGGTTGAAAGTGGAACGACAGGCTTTTTGGGACAG GTGACTGTCCATATTAAGGGTAGAACTGAATGCTATGAGTGTCAACCAAAACCGACCCCAAAAACCTATCCTGTCTGCACAATCACCAGCACACCATCAAAG TTTATTCATTGTGTAGTTTGGGCAAAGGACTTGCTTTTTGCAAAATTGTTTGGTGATAAAAATCAGGAGAATGATCTCTTTGTACCTAGTAACAATGCTTCTGATTCGGTGAAACCTACAGACAATATAATTGAGCGAGGCTCAGATGAGGATCCTGAGCAGTACAGCAGAAAGATCTATGACTATGTTTTTGGATATAACATTCAAGCTGCTTTGGCTAATGAAGAAACATGGAAGAATAGAAGCCAGCCTAAACCAACCTTTCTTAGAGATGTGTTGCCTGAAAAAGACATCCTACACAATGGTATCCTTGAAAGTAACTGCTTGATTGATGATTTATCATTATCTGCTATGCCATTTCTTGGTCTGAGTAACCCACAGGAGGTTTGGAATCTTGCTGAAAATTCAAGAGTTTTCTTGAAAGCATTACAATTATTTCTTGAGAAGCGAGAGAAg GACATTGGGAACCTTACTTTTGACAAAGATGATCAATTGGCTGTAGAATTTGTTACTGCTGCTGCTAATATTAGGGCATCTTCCTTTGGGATTCCTTTACATAGCCTTTTTGATGCTAAGGGAATTGCTGGGAACATTGTGCATGCTGTTGCAACAACTAATGCTATTATTgctggattgatagtgattgaAGCAATCAAGGTGCTTCAAGCTGATTTTCAGAATTGTAG GATGACCTATTGTCTCGAACATCCATCTAGAAAGATGCTTCTGATGCCAGTCGAGCCATATGAGGCCAACAAATCTTGTTATGTCTGTTCTGAG ACACCCTTGCTTCTTGTGGTCAACACTCGAACCTCAACACTGAGAGATGTcgttgaaaaaataataaaaaataaattgggCATGAATCTCCCTATGGTAATGCAAGGTACTACCCTTATCTATGAGGTGGGTGACGATCTGGAGGAAGATGATGTCGCTAACTATGCCTTAAACCTTGATAAG ATCTTAGCAGACCTCCCTGCACCAGTTACAAGTGGCACCATTCTCACAGTTGAGGATTTTCGGCAGGAGTTGAAATGCCATTTAAACATTAAACACAG GGATGACTTTGATGAGGAGAAAGAGCCAGACGGGATGGTTCTGTTAGGATGGACAGATGGGGCTATAAGCAACGGACAGAGCACATCGACCGACCACCAAGTAGCAGTGGGATCAACAGAATCTGAAGGGATTAAAGTAGCTACAGAAGtgtctgggatgaagagagaactAAATAACTCAAAAACTCCTCAAGATGTTGAAGACGACAATGATGAGGATGATGACCTTGTTTTACTTGATAATCATTCAGAAACAAATAAGAAGCAGAGGTTGCATTAG